From the genome of Fundulus heteroclitus isolate FHET01 chromosome 7, MU-UCD_Fhet_4.1, whole genome shotgun sequence, one region includes:
- the cnga4 gene encoding cyclic nucleotide-gated cation channel alpha-4 yields the protein MDNLGNVSVKSNRWRRLLRWHGQKMNEEGKDGGKDGEKKNSFWNKKFNFNWREWTIDPAEHFYYIWLQVMIVPIVYNWVIIILRTCFTTIGLNYLPVWLTLDYVSDLMYAADMTVTLHTGFLDQGILITNLTRLRKRYLHSKQFLWDFVSLLPTDFLYFAFGIETPLVRINRLLRIPRLSEALDRMETRTSYPNTFRITKLMIYIFVLIHWNACLYFALSNYIGFGSDRWVYPNISNPTFASMRRQYFYCFWFSAQIFTTVGDTPLPSREEEYLFMIADLLIAVLVFASIVGNVGNVITSLRDRDNVFFPNHELVKAYLRSHHISKELRQRIDNWYQHLHINKKIMRENEILQQLPLHMRTEIAVSVHLPTLTKVTIFQNCETSLLEELVLKLTPQVFSPGEYVCRKGDVGHEMYIIKEGKLAVVADDGVTEFAVLGAGNFFGEISILNIKGNKLGNRRTANIKSIGHSDLFSLSKEDLTDVLSEFPAAKRHLEEKGRQILVKMGMLEERTDVVEPEAEKVETKIKRLESILEELQTKLARLMVELESSNRKMRARVEQLELRVAMLDTQLPHDGQGGEGSLGREEGVGGEADWVREEAEGEEEKDVDEKGKTHDDDDDVTKEGDGESTKSAKDEGDRVMEGNKFVMKDANSLKDNIHDGKKIREKADDRPGKGDGAEIESNTEKGDTSGEGEDEESTTKTKRESDEKSTQD from the exons ATGGATAATTTAGGTAACGTTAGTGTCAAGTCGAACCGATGGCGTAGACTGCTCAGGTGGCATGGACAAAAGATGAATGAGGAGGGCAAAGATGGAGGCAaggatggagagaaaaaaaactccttttggAACAAGAAGTTTAACTTCAA TTGGAGAGAGTGGACTATTGATCCTGCAGAGCATTTTTACTACATCTGGTTACAAGTGATGATAGTGCCCATTGTCTACAACTGGGTAATCATCATCTTAAG gaCCTGCTTCACAACGATTGGGCTGAACTATCTTCCTGTGTGGCTCACGCTGGACTATGTGTCAGACCTCATGTATGCCGCTGATATGACCGTCACTCTTCATACTG GCTTCCTGGATCAAGGAATCCTCATCACGAACCTGACTCGCTTGAGGAAGCGCTACCTGCACTCCAAACAGTTCCTGTGGGACTTTGTTTCCCTGCTGCCCACTGACTTCCTCTACTTTGCCTTTGGCATTGAAACTCCCTTAGTGAGGATCAACCGCCTTCTGCGTATTCCACGGCTCAGTGAGGCCTTAGATCGCATGGAGACAAGAACCTCCTACCCCAACACTTTCCGCATCACAAAGCTCATGATCTACATCTTTGTGCTGATTCACTGGAATGCCTGCCTCTACTTTGCACTGTCTAATTACATTGGCTTTGGAAGTGATCGCTGGGTCTACCCCAACATCTCCAACCCGACGTTTGCCTCCATGCGGCGCCAGTACTTTTATTGCTTCTGGTTCTCGGCCCAGATTTTCACCACCGTAGGGGACACCCCTCTGCCAAGCAGGGAGGAGGAGTACTTATTCATGATTGCAGACCTGCTTATAGCTGTGCTGGTGTTCGCATCCATCGTTGGGAATGTTGGGAATGTCATCACGAGCTTGAGGGACAGAGACAATGTCTTTTTCCCCAACCATGAGTTG GTAAAAGCGTACCTGCGTAGCCACCACATTAGCAAGGAACTTCGCCAGCGCATCGACAACTGGTATCAGCATCTTCACATCAACAAGAAGATCATGCGGGAGAATGAAATCCTGCAACAGCTGCCGTTACACATGAGAACAGAGATCGCCGTCAGCGTCCACCTTCCAACACTTACTAAAGTTACCATCTTCCAGAACTGTGAGACGAGTCTGCTGGAGGAGCTGGTCCTTAAACTCACACCTCAG GTGTTCAGCCCAGGAGAATATGTTTGCAGGAAGGGAGATGTGGGTCATGAAATGTACATCATCAAAGAAGGGAAACTGGCAGTTGTGGCAGATGATGGTGTCACAGAATTTGCCGTGCTGGGTGCGGGAAATTTCTTTGGAGAAATTAGTATCCTAAACATCAAAG GTAACAAGTTGGGTAACCGTCGCACTGCCAACATCAAAAGCATCGGCCACTCTGACCTGTTCAGCCTGTCCAAAGAGGACTTGACTGATGTGCTGTCTGAGTTTCCTGCAGCCAAGCGTCACCTGGAGGAGAAAGGCCGGCAGATCCTTGTCAAGATGGGCATGTTGGAAGAAAGGACTGACGTGGTGGAGCCGGAGGCCGAAAAAGTtgaaacaaagataaaaaggcTGGAGAGCATCCTGGAAGAACTGCAGACCAAACTAGCTCGTCTCATGGTGGAGTTGGAGTCAAGCAACAGGAAGATGAGGGCCAGAGTGGAGCAGCTGGAGCTGCGGGTTGCAATGCTGGATACTCAGCTGCCACATGATGGACAAGGAGGAGAGGGATCACTGGGAAGAGAAGAGGGTGTTGGAGGAGAAGCTGACTGGGTGCGAGAGGAggcagagggagaggaggagaaggatgTAGATGAAAAGGGGAAAacacatgatgatgatgatgacgtgACTAAGGAAGGGGACGGCGAGAGCACTAAAAGTGCAAAGGACGAAGGTGACAGAGTAATGGAGGGAAATAAATTTGTCATGAAGGATGCAAACAGTCTGAAAGATAATATACATGATGGAAAGAAAATCAGAGAAAAAGCAGACGACAGGCCTGGGAAAGGTGACGGAGCTGAGATTGAATCAAATACTGAAAAAGGAGACACATCTGGTGAAGGAGAAGATGAGGAGAGCACAACAAAGACCAAAAGAGAATCGGATGAAAAATCAACACAGGACTGA